The genomic region CTGCCTTCGCGATGTGCTCTGGTGTGATTGCTGCAAGCGCTTCTGGCTCATTGGAAGCCCACTTGCGGAGGCCAAACCCTCCCATGCTGAGCAACTCACTGAGCTCCTTTACCATGTTTCCCGCTTCCTCTATGGTCGCTGCGCCGGACAAGATGTCGTCAACATAGAAATCATTTGCGCAGCGTGACGCCATGGGAAACTGATGCCCTTCATCTTCGAAAATCTTAAATAATGTCCTGATTGCTAGGAAGGGTGCACACGCGGTCCCATACGTTACCGTATTCAGAACGTAGACCCCAACTGGATCATTGGCGGTTTCTCTCCATAATATTCGTTGTagatttttatcttcttccgcCACCAAGACCTGCCGATACATTTTTTCTACATCAGCCACAAAGGCCACAGGCCTCATCCTGAATCTGAGAAGAATGACTTCTATGTCGTCTTGTAATCGCGGTCCAGTCAACAAAATGTCGTTTAAGCTTAGCCCGGTACCACAACGGCATGATGCATCGAACACCACTCGACACTTTTTCGTCAATCCATCAGTCTTCCAAACTGCCTGGTGCGGTAGGTAAAACCGTGGCGTGCCCTCTGCCATCTTATCTTCTACATAAGTTGACACCTTTGTCATATGCCCTAGTCTGATGTATTCGGACATAAATTCCTTGTACGCGGCACCCAGGTTCGGCTCCTTGATCATACGCCTTTCAATGGCCGCTAACCTTTTCAATGCTGGTTGAAGTGAGTCTCCCAACCTTTCTTCGAAGTTGGCTACCTTGGGCAACTTAACGACATACCTTCCCGACTCGGTGCGCCTCGTTGTGTTTAGATAAAGGTTTTCACATTCCTCATCTTGCTCGGACCGTACACGTTCTTCCGGTATCGCTTCCAGGCTAACCAGCTTCTCAAATATTGCCCCAAGATCGTTGTCAGCCAAACAGGAACAGACGACCTCAGCTGCATCTTCAGAGACTCGTTCTTCCCTGCCGCATACAATCCAACCAAGGCTGGACTCCAGGAGCTTTGGCAAGTGAGGTGCTAACTTTAATTGACCTTGTTGGAGCAACTCGCCAAATAACTCTGCACCAATCAGAAGGTCTATCCGCTCACTCCGGAAGAATGCTGGATCTGCCAATATCAGTGCTTGGGGAATGTTCCAAGACTCCGTGTTCCGAGTTTGCGCTGGAAAGTTGGCTGTTATGTTTCGCAGCACCAACCAATTCACTCGAGACACAAAGGTTGACGCTCGTGATTTCATGGTAGCTCCCACCATCGTCTCTGCCTTTAGCGAAACTGCTCCGATGCCGGACAAAGGTTTATTTAGTCGCCTTTTCTTCAGCTTCAACTGCTGTACCAACCGTTCGCTCATGAAGTTGGATTGCGACCCCTGGTCCAGCAACGCTCTAGCTGGAAATTCTCTACCTTCATCATTGCAAATCAACACCTGAGCCGTTGACAACCAAATCATTTTCTCTTGTGGAGGCTGCGAATCAACTGGAGCTTGTATGTACGTGGTGGCGCTTATGCTGCTCTCTGTTCTCGGGGTAATCGGATTGGTTTTGTTGCATACTAAGGTGTGATGTCGTTTCTGACAGTTTCCGCATCTTGACTGGGCCTTACAGAATCTTGCTTGATGCTCCTTTCCCAAGCAGTTGAAGCACAAAGACTCAACCTTCGCAATCTGTTGGCGCTCTGACAACGACATCTTTGCAAATCTCTCACATCTTGCGATATGATGATCGGCCTTACACAACACACACCCTCTGAGCATGTTGCCTGTCTGAGCTGCACAGGACATTGAAGCTGGATACGGTCTTTGTGTAGGCTTTCGAGTACTTTGATGATCATGATTTGTTCCCCTGGTTGCCGGCCTCGTATCGATCCTGTTTTGCGTGTGGACGACCGAGTTTGTCAAAATCTTGATGCGCCGCTCACAAAACTCCATCAATGCCTTAAAGGTATCCGTCTTCTGCTCGGCTGCAATAAGTTCGAAAGCCATTAGTGTTTGCTCGTCGAACTTGTATCTTACCAGACTTGACAATGGGGTATCCCAGGAAGATACAGGCTCCTGCAATCTGTCCATCCCAAGCACTAAGCGCTTCGATTCGTTGACGATACGAGTCAATTCCTCCGCCGTTGCGGCAGCCATCGGTTGCAGATCCACCAACGCCTTGAAGTAGTTCCGTTTCAGCATCTTCGCATCATCAAACCGATCCAACAACGCTTGCCACGTACTGTTGTAGTTTCCTTCTACAAGCTTTACGTGGTCGAATAACCTGGCAGCATCTCCTTTTAGCGAAGCCAACAAATATTGCAGCTTCATTATGTCCGACAACTCTGCATCGTGAACCATTGCAGTGAAGCGATCCTTGAAgctcatccattttgttttgtcaccATCGAACGCCGGTAAATCGATTTTGGGAAGCCTCACTTGCGAATTTGTAAAACTTGCATTCGCCATTGTACTATTTGCAGCCGGCCTATGGCCGTCCGCCCCATCTTGCTTCTCCAACAGAAAGCCCTTCACCCGATGGAACTTCCCGTAGAAGGCTTGTTTTTCGGTCAAAAGTTCCACCGTATCACATTCTTCGTGTTCCGTTAGTAACTTTTCTCTCGCACTTTCGAAGTTACTCTTAGCCTCTTCCAACGAAATGAGGAGGCTGCTTATCTGGCACTGCTGGTTTTCGGTATAATTTTCGACgaactcataaaaaaaatcaactcccGCTAACTTGTCGTTGTATACGCGTTTCAACTGACGCACCATTTTGTCCGAAACGGGCATTTTCCTTATTATTTTTGTCCCGAGAAACGCTAATCCTTATACGCCAACCGCCAACTTTTTGTGCCACACTGTAGCGTCGACTCAAATTCGCGCGCGCTTTGCTGGATTTGGTTGCCGCTTGACACGGTCGTTCACGTACAGGTCCAATGGTCACAATTTCACCACGGCAACCACCACGAACTAGTGAATCTAACTACCATCCACTGAACTCAAACTCTTTCCGCGAATCAACTCTCTAACGCGGTTTACTCCGGATGAATGTTACAAGAATCCAAATTCtatccggttcgaaggaccaaTGTTCCGATAGCTCAAGTCGATGGTTCAGCTTAGactaaaatacatttattgatGTAATCTTACAAGTTATCTTAACGCTAGATCTTATCTCACAAACACTTATTACTTAGCTATCACTAACATATCTACTACTGGTAACATAATTATCTTATGCAAAGGACTGTGCTACTGGGGCATCCTTTGCCTACTTTACGGCGCTAACACATTCCTATGTTATCCTCGTTCGCTTTCGCCCAGTTTTAGACTTAGCTATAAAAGCGCAAATTCGATTTAACTACTCCTGACCATTGTCTATAGCCATAAAGGAACAGAACAATGTAATTCACTGTACAATTATTCtatcattttcaaaatgcttACCACAAAACCAGCACAGACTCATGACGGTAGTGAGAGAAGAACAAAGTGACACCCAGCGTAAACGATATTTTGCCACAAAAAGCCATCGGGTGTAGAGAGGGGAGATATTTTGTGCCAAAATTCGACTCCATGCTGAGTTTCCGCCCGTGATGGTGACGAAACTGAAAGGTCAAAGCCAAATGCTCCTATTGTCGCTCCTTTGACCTCGAGCGAATAGAATATAGGGATAATTGGGGGTATGGAAACTAAGAGACAGAGTTATGGCGTGGGTTGAGTTATGGCGATTTCTGAAGACAATGGGCGGAAAATGTTCAACAACAACTGCTTGACTACGTACTTGTTAGTAGCTTGGATACTGATGGccaattattttccttcctcgtTAATATAATGACATTGGATCAGTGAAGAAATTTCTTTTCGTATCACGACGTACGCAAATTGGCGGGGAGTTTTGCAGTTATGACTTGGAATAAGACTTTGGATATTTTTTGCAGTTTAGGGGATCTAATATCCACCTCTTTGTTGATCGAAATTTTGCTTCAAATAGATTAGattaacttttttaattatagAATTTTCCTTTGAAAGCTTCTGTCTGTTTTCCTGGATTCCGCACAACCGGTTAAAAGGTAGCCTAAcgtattttatttacaaagaGTTACTTGATTGCTTGACTTGAATCGTCGTGGAAGACATTTTCATCGCCTTCAGGTTACACAGAACAGTAGACACTCGTCGTCAACGTCCCTCCCGGGAGACCGGGGTACATATTTATCTTACTCTTTGGAGCGAACAAAAGAAAGCACTTCTATTGCTTTCACTTGATTAGAATTGGTTCTCAAGAGGCAGACACTCGGGTGCGGATGTTACGCCAAAAATGCCCATTAGGTGAAAGATGCGTGACCGAGTGCTTTTGATGAATCGGTCGGAGCAAAACAGAGCAATGGAAGCCAAAAAGGCCTTCAGTTTCTGGTGGCCGGGGTAGGATGGAACGGTGGCAGGTGCAAGGAAGTCGTTTGTTTATTCTCGGGTTTACTTCGGGTCGTCCCATCCGTCATTACTTTGGAGGCGGAAATATGTTTGGCAGCTCCAACGAAGAGAATAGCGCCACACAAACTGGCTTGGTGTTGCGGTTTTCAGCTCCGGCGACGAAGCACTATAAACCATTAAACTAGCTCAGGTCACAAAAAACCGTACCGGTTCAGTGGTTTAAAGACGTACGCGAAAAGGGGAATGGCAAGGCAAAGTTCTAAAATAAGACAAAACGCTCCGCCCGAGAGCAGCCACTCGATGGGAAAGTCTTATTTGAAAAGGTTAGCAGACACTATAAATAAATCCCAGACCGTTGATgatgggtgtgtttgtgtcttgGCAAGCGGTTTTAAAGTCTCTGTTTTACGTTGTTTATGCATCGGTTTGCTTGCCTGCAACTACGATGACAAATTGACGTCATTGTCGGTACTGGGGATCGCTCCGTTATGAGATAGACGTAAACAAACTCATACAGATTTCCCCGAACTAGCTTCAATCAGCATCTTTCAATCATGTTCATAATGGAAATCTTCCGAAAAAATGTTTCAGCTTACCAAGCCAATGGCTTTGCGTTAGGTgatgaaaagcaaacagaaatTGTTTGTCGGAAAACCCATCCCGAGCGGATCGGCTTTTCCATCCGCCAGCAAGCGACGTAACCACCACTCATCGATTCGTTAGATCGATCGATACAAAGTCGACGTTGGAATGGCAGCTTTCCGCTTTTCGGTGCTGAACTAGTTGTGCACAAACATCCACATCGCCTCGGTTGACCCTTGTGTTTGGACTAATAAATTGAATATGTATGAGAgccttcggtggaaaactggaaaAACCAAAAGCCACTCGCCACAGTGCGAAAATCTCGAAACGTCCTACAAAAACCCCCAACCACGCGAGCGTTCGTTGCTACGCGGTTTTCCAAGAGGACGCCTTAATCATATCATCGTGCGAAAAAAGCTGAATAAATCGAATTTAAAAACTTTCCCTCAATCCGAATGAAAATTAATGCGTAATTCCAGCGAACCATGCCGGAAATTACGATTCATGAGTTAGCACTTCTGCCCACCGCGTCCCCAAGTTCCCAAACGCGTTCGGGTTTCGTCCTTGCTCTCTGGCTCCTAAATGGTCCCGCTTAATGCCGGTGTGGGAGTGTGATGTTTGCATTTCAAGGTTACTGGTCCACCATGAAACCTCTGCTAGAGTTGGAAGGAGAGGGAGCGTGAAGGAGAGATACGAGGGGGGCATCGGGGTAAACAGGAAGCAAAGAGAATTGTTGATCATTCCATGCTACAGTGTTATGTGGCAACCCGCGCGAGGGAGAAATGTGTGCAGAAGTGAGGGGAAATGCAAATATGACACCGCCTCGCAAGGAACCGCTTTTTGTGGCTCCACCGTGCCTCTCTCGAGACACCGGGGCAAATGAGGGGAGGTGCGGTGAAACGCACGAACTGGCAGCGAACTTAGGAAAGTAGTCTTTACATTCATTAGCAAATGACTGATTGGTGTTTGGGGGCGTTAAGGTTGCGGCATTTGATTGTCGGTGGGTTGCATTTGGGCTCGATGGGACCGTGTCACGAAATCGCTTCCCGAACAGCATACGTGGTAAGCAGGGAGATGGCAGGGGAATGGTAATGACACCTTTTCTGTTGTTAGGATAATTATATCTTTTTCCGGCGCAGCTGAATGATTGAAGTGTGCTCCCATAGCAAAGCAGAAGTTATCCACATAGTGGTGTACGATATCGTGTTTTTCACCCTTCGCATCAAGTACATGAGATTCAAACAGGTGTTTCCGTCCTTCATCAGCATACAACGCATTATGGAATCGTTCGATGCTGGTACCGTACGTTTGAACAGGAAATGGAGCCTTTACTCAACATGGTCTGTAATTAATATTCTAGACAAAGTATTACTTGATGACTAACTACGGAAGAAATTTTGCTGGTGAAAATATTTTACCGCATAAAAGTATGGCAAGGATTGCTATCTAGGGCATGTGGAGGGAGCAATAGATGAATATTTTACTTCCAGCAACCCGACTCTCCCCCTTTtcacatgcatttgcattaTCTATAGTCATGAATGGATCCGCCGAATCCTTAAGGCGCCGGGTATCATGATGGCGTCGAAGCATTATTCCGTGATGTTGTTACTGGTGGGTCCGGAATTTCCCCTGGGCAACACCATCGAGTACTAGTCGTCAAAACTGCGCTGGTCTCGTCTACATCATTTTGCCTAATTCCCGCCGGGTAAATTTCCCAAAGTTTCCAACCAGAGCAGCCAAAGCGGGCGTTCGTGAATGAGGTGCCATGTTGGGGGTCGGGTGTCCGTTACACGCTGAAATATTGCACCCGGCCGTGGTGACGTGAACGTTCGATCATGTGGGACGTGGGGCCCGACTAAATGTCCTCCGGGGACACCACCGTGCAGCCGTCCACGGTACGAAAACAAGCTACGGGGCGCGATGAAGTTTGCCAAACATGTGCGGGGTGTGATACTCTAAAACTAAAGGGAGCTTTAAATGCGATGGGTAAGGCTGACACAaatttgtaactttttttgtataaataaTGTTGTAAATTTCAAAAGGTGAATTCATTTTGGAAAGTGTCcaaagaaaacattgtttaatacgcgaatgaaatttcaaccatttcataaaaataaaagaagtgtagaaaaacatttgaagtGGATTAACAAACTGTACCAATCGTCACAAGTAgtacaacagcatccaaataaTCTATCTATCTATGTTGAAAGGTGATGGAGACGTAAGAGAAAGCAACCGTATGAAATCATCCGACACCCCGAAACCTCGAAATCACACGCAAATCCCTCGTCTGAGGGCGACCGGGGACATGATTCGCACGGTTGCAGTGGGCATTCCCGTGTGACATGGGATTCTTTATCGAGCGCACAGAGAAGCACCGAGGATCGGTCGATGCGATGACACGGTGTGTATTTTTAGCTAACACGGTTTCCCTACCGTTCGCGAGTTTGTTTCACAAAGAGGAAAGGGACCTGCAGGGTGggatggttgtttttcttttcggtacaAGAGGgtttgtatgtatgtatgagtgtgtgtgtgttaaaaaagaaacaaactgaaaacatCTACGAGGGTCTAATTTTCGTTGGAGTCTTTGCAAGTCCCTGAtcaaatttttcattatttactTGCCCGAGCCCGCGTTGTGCGACAGAAACGGCCGcagatttcatttaaatttgaatgcaaacctccctccctctcccccccccccccccctccccaaacCGTTCATGTTGCGCAGCACACGCGAACTGCCGGGCGGGAGAAAGGGAGTGGGGAAAATTGTATTCGTTTTCgtggaaaaccgaaaaccgGGAATGGTTAAAATTTAGAATCGCTACCTTGCGGAACTGGTTCATTTATTATACACACACTCGGTTGGTTTTCGTTGGTAAGTTGGACTGAAACTTACCGTCTTGTTATTATTTATCCTACTGTACTGTGTGTTATTTGTAATCCTACTTTTCCGGGAACCGGGTAGGTTCGAGTTTTCCAGGGCGAGTAGGGACGGCTGTTGCGTTACAATTGTTTGAGCTTCACTGTTCGCAGCAaaaacgatttttaaaatagtaAAGTAAACCAaagcaaactaaaacaaacaccgACGAGgcgtacatttttcttttgctatgCACACATATTCACggttttttcataattttcattttcactcaCTGGAAAACGAGATTAAAAGAGGAAATTTGAGATGTTTTCATCTTTTGCCATGGTTGACAAAATACACAAAGGCTTTTGCACACGTGccgcactcacacacacacacacacgcaatgCTCACGGGCACTCTGTTGTTTTCATAAATCACGCACGATACCCGCCACTGGTTCCGTTAAATGCGGAGCGAAAGAAACAACGTCGAATAATCATTATGCTTTTCGTTGGATGTTTTTGTCAGTTTTGCTATCAAACTCGGGAAAGCGGATGTCGGTGGCGCTCTCGGGAAAGCTGATCACCAGTTCGGCATCTCGCTTCTCGCGTCGATGGGTGGCCAGGAGGTGCGTTGGCAGGGGGCGTCGGGGCCGGGTTCGACAAACATTGGCTGACCTCCACACGCAAAATCTACAGAATCTTTGcagcacaaaaacaaacacacacacacacacacacacccgttaGCGTTGCCTACTCACGTGCGCATAAACAGAGCATACACatgcgtacacacacacacacgcacacaaactcGCCCGTATGGTCTGTCGTGACCCCCGCTTGAACCTTCGTGGCACGTTTCAATGCAGTAACACCGTCGGGACACCGCAGTTTTCCCTTAACCGAATGCCCGCAGTGTGAAATACACCTCACCGTTTCGGTTCGCTGGTGGCTCCGTAATGGGAGGGAGTGGAGGGGAAAGGTGGGTAAA from Anopheles coustani chromosome 3, idAnoCousDA_361_x.2, whole genome shotgun sequence harbors:
- the LOC131271840 gene encoding uncharacterized protein LOC131271840: MVRQLKRVYNDKLAGVDFFYEFVENYTENQQCQISSLLISLEEAKSNFESAREKLLTEHEECDTVELLTEKQAFYGKFHRVKGFLLEKQDGADGHRPAANSTMANASFTNSQVRLPKIDLPAFDGDKTKWMSFKDRFTAMVHDAELSDIMKLQYLLASLKGDAARLFDHVKLVEGNYNSTWQALLDRFDDAKMLKRNYFKALVDLQPMAAATAEELTRIVNESKRLVLGMDRLQEPVSSWDTPLSSLVRYKFDEQTLMAFELIAAEQKTDTFKALMEFCERRIKILTNSVVHTQNRIDTRPATRGTNHDHQSTRKPTQRPYPASMSCAAQTGNMLRGCVLCKADHHIARCERFAKMSLSERQQIAKVESLCFNCLGKEHQARFCKAQSRCGNCQKRHHTLVCNKTNPITPRTESSISATTYIQAPVDSQPPQEKMIWLSTAQVLICNDEGREFPARALLDQGSQSNFMSERLVQQLKLKKRRLNKPLSGIGAVSLKAETMVGATMKSRASTFVSRVNWLVLRNITANFPAQTRNTESWNIPQALILADPAFFRSERIDLLIGAELFGELLQQGQLKLAPHLPKLLESSLGWIVCGREERVSEDAAEVVCSCLADNDLGAIFEKLVSLEAIPEERVRSEQDEECENLYLNTTRRTESGRYVVKLPKVANFEERLGDSLQPALKRLAAIERRMIKEPNLGAAYKEFMSEYIRLGHMTKVSTYVEDKMAEGTPRFYLPHQAVWKTDGLTKKCRVVFDASCRCGTGLSLNDILLTGPRLQDDIEVILLRFRMRPVAFVADVEKMYRQVLVAEEDKNLQRILWRETANDPVGVYVLNTVTYGTACAPFLAIRTLFKIFEDEGHQFPMASRCANDFYVDDILSGAATIEEAGNMVKELSELLSMGGFGLRKWASNEPEALAAITPEHIAKAGNYEFGTEPTGTVSTLGLSWNTSSAVLSVQVRLPPQIETLRTKRQVSGCLAKVYDPLGFLDPVKMKAKLLLQRIVTLKDAKGKRWDWDDVLPEGLFAEWMAFFPQLTALSKIEVPRPVVTDSSMEKQVHIFCDASERGYGACCYIRCQKVGEKATVNFFISKSKLVSLKQKITIARLELCAALLGSNIYRLVKKVLPEGAPAFLWTDSMTVWHWVNSPHGNWKTFVANRTSKIQRNAEGAQWRHVPGVENPADLVSRGVDPEALIDTKQWWSGPTWLSLEEESWPALPNNAKALEPTGEERATAVLASSLDEENFSDRLYSLCSTYTKLRRVVGYCQRYLHALRSHAKPTSEEMAPLTTEDLRKAESTLCRLAQREQLAAELDTLKKGRSLPSASDLRFCDPFLGEDGLIRVKGRLQNAHMSEAAKHPIIIPKGHPLARLLALHYHVNLLHAGPQLMLTSLRQRFWIMGVRSVVRQVQRQCVSCFKNKPKLVVQPMGELPAARVAEARPFAISGVDYCGPVYIKGGHRKAAPTKAYIAVFVCFVTRAVHLELVSSLSTAAFIAALRRFVSKRGLVAELHSDNGTNFKGAANELRKLYDLLSSSQFQAEVTTWSSERGLKWSFIPPGAPHFGGLWEAAVKSMKRHLHRVLGDAATTYEDMVTLLAQVECCLNSRPITPMSDDPADLEALTPGHFITGSNMQQVPDIDLRDIPEVPKPIHLQHIMLRYPLLPRADGK